The following are encoded in a window of Carya illinoinensis cultivar Pawnee chromosome 15, C.illinoinensisPawnee_v1, whole genome shotgun sequence genomic DNA:
- the LOC122296660 gene encoding uncharacterized protein LOC122296660 has translation MKILSWNYQGLGNPQTVHSLCFQTNEKDPDLVFLMETKLSQARATKVARKAIFECCVAVDAVGRSGGLMLMWKQEVQLELINYSQRHINVLMKNDENNLNWVLTCFYGHPETNKRREAWQLLQSFNPSDMGWEIIGDFNEILSHDEKVGGRVRSENQMGSFREVVENCKLFDLGWEGNKYTWCNRHENETFTKERLDRGLANRRWVEAFPDAKVSTMMALCSDHRPILPECSRGRGERTPFYHHFKYEMNWNKEEGCKDIVAEVWQRGNHTLRQNSWLQSKLERCSKRLQYWGRDMRRNRLAAKK, from the coding sequence atgaaaattctcagttGGAACTACcaggggcttgggaacccccagaCAGTTCATAGcctttgtttccaaacaaatgagAAAGATCCTGACTtggttttcttgatggaaaccaaGTTGTCCCAAGCAAGAGCTACCAAGGTAGCAAGGAAGGCCATATTTGAGTGTTGCGTGGCAGTAGATGCAGTAGGGAGGAGTGGTGGGTTGATGCTCATGTGGAAGCAAGAAGTTCAGCTAGAATTGATTAACTATTCTCAACGACATATTAATGTGTTAATGAAGAATGATGAAAACAATTTAAACTGGGTTCTTACCTGTTTTTATGGTCATCCTGAAACAAACAAGAGGAGGGAAGCATGGCAGCTTTTGCAGTCATTTAATCCTAGTGATATGGGATGGGAGATaataggtgatttcaatgagattctGTCACATGATGAGAAGGTGGGAGGAAGGGTTAGATCAGAGAATCAGATGGGGTCATTTAGAGAGGTGGTCGAAAATTGCAAACTTTTTGATCTAGGATGGGAGGGGAACAAATATACATGGTGTAACAGACACGAGAATGAAACCTTCACTAAAGAGAGATTGGATAGGGGATTGGCCAATAGAAGATGGGTGGAGGCTTTTCCAGATGCTAAAGTCAGCACCATGATGGCCTTATGCTCAGATCATAGGCCTATCCTACCGGAATGCTCAAGAGGAAGGGGGGAGAGGACACCTTTTTATCACCACTTCAAGTATGAGATGAATTGGAATAAGGAGGAAGGCTGTAAAGATATAGTTGCAGAAGTATGGCAAAGAGGAAACCACACTTTAAGGCAAAATAGCTGGTTACAAAGCAAGTTAGAGAGATGTAGCAAAAGGCTTCAGTATTGGGGCAGGGACATGAGAAGAAACAGATTGGCagccaaaaaatag